GAAAATGTCTACACACTGCTCAACACAAAAAGGGGTGGGGGTAGAGCCTGGCAAACTGGAGAGGGCTTTTCAGAGGCTgccagtttatttctttttttccagagcTTTGTTTACAAGTGGCTGGAACAACACTGAGAAGAAGGTATACAACATTCCTGGCATTTCCCCTGACATGATGAAGCTAATTATTGAATATGCATACACCCGGACTGTCCCCATCACTAGGGACAATGTGGAGAAGCTGCTGGCTGCTGCGGACCAGTTTAACATCATGGGTATTGTCAGGGGTTGCTGCGAGTTCCTCAAGTCGGAGCTGTGTTTGGATAATTGTATCGGCATCTGCAAGTTCACGGACTACTACTACTGCCCCGAGCTGAGGCAGAAGGCCTACATGTTCATACTGCACAACTTCGAGGAAATGGTGAAAGTCTCAGCAGAGTTTTTAGAGCTCTCTGTGACTGAACTTAAGGACATCATTGAGAAAGACGAGCTCAATGTTAAACAAGAAGATGCTGTATTTGAGGccattttaaaatggatttctcaTGACCCTCAAAATAGGAAGCAGCatatttcagttttgcttcccaAGGTCGAGTTTATTTTTTGTGGGATGCTTAATTGTTCACTTTTGATTCCTTTATCCCAGAGGAGCCATTCTCAGATGTTTGACCAATCCTAGGGCTGTATTTACATACACTTATGTAGAAGGCATCTCCCACTATTCTCTGGAATTTTACAACTTTCCCCTTGGCATTGTTAGCTCCTTCTGCCCCTGTTATATTCTTTGATCCAAATTCTCCCTGGTAGTCGGGGGGAAGGAGAAGGCAAGGCCTTCAAGAGAATTCTAAAGGGTCTTCCTTTCACCCTTTTCCACTCTGTAATACCCCAGACCACTAACAGAAATTGGGCAAGAAACCAAATCATGAGTATTGCACATAATTGTAGCCACTTGGTGCTAATTCATATTGTTTTATAGACAGATATTCAGCTACTGAACAATCACCACAGCTTTTTCTGGTCTGATAGTACTGTGGTCTAGACTTTGGTCTGGTCTAATAATACCTGTGTCTGGCGGCCAGGGACACAGGCTAGCTCTGTGACTATTTGAGGTGCCTTCTATTTAGCTCATTCTCAGCATCCAAACATATGCCACCTTTGAAAAACAAGTATTTTAACTGTGAGTTGTAAATTTTGAAAACACATGACCCTGCCACAATTCAAGGCAGACTCTTCAATAGGGTGTTGAGGATATGGGTTTCCCAGGCACCCTCACCTCATCTGAATGACTGCCTGTATTTCCTCCTTAGGTTCGCCTGGCCCTAATGCATGCTGAGTACTTCATGAACAATGTTAAGCTGAATGACTATGTCAAAGACAGTGAGGAATGTAAGCCAGTCATCATTAATGCcctaaaggccatgtatgacctAAACATGAATGGACCCTCTGACTTCACCAACCCACTCACCACACCCCGCCTGCCCTATGCCATCCTATTTGCAATTGGTGGCTGGAGTGGTGGGAGCCCCACCAATGCCATTGAGGCCTACGATGCTCGGGCAGACAGATGGGTGAACGTCACTTTTGAGGAAGAGAGTCCCCGTGCCTACCACGGAGCAGCCTACTTGAAAGGCTATGTTTACATCATCGGAGGGTTCGATAGCGTAGACTATTTCAACAGCGTTAAGCGTTTTGACCCAGTCAAGAAAACTTGGCTTCAGGTGGCCCCAATGCACTCCAGACGTTgctatgtcagtgtgacagtccTCAACAATTTTATTTATGCCATGGGAGGATTTGATGGCTATCTACGTCTCAACACTGCTGAACGTTATGAGCCAGAGACCAATCAATGGACACTCATTGCCCCCATGCACGAACAGAGGAGTGATGCGAGTGCCACGACACTCTATGGAAAGGTGAGAACATGGGGGtcagtatgtgtgtgtggaggCAAACAAGCCCAGAAATAATGCTTCTCTTCATTGCTTGGGTGGATGGAAAACAGAAGTGGCACTTACTTTGCTGTACTAACTCTTTCCTCAGATGACTAAGTGGCCCTTTGTAACTATCTTCCCTTATTTTACTTATTAGTAAGCCATGCATGCACATCTGGACCAGACTCAGACTGTGTACACCGGCATCAGAGGTGTTCTTCCTCCGCCACCACATACACCCCTTTCTTTCTACTCCCCAGAGGTAACAATTTTAGTAATCTTGGGACTCTTCACACAGGTCTACATATGCGGTGGGTTTAACGGAAATGAATGCCTGTTTACAGCAGAAGCGTACAACACTGAGACTAACCAGTGGACAGTTATAGCACCTATGAGAAGCAGGAGGAGTGGAATAGGCGTAATTGCTTATGGAGAACACGTATATGCAGTGAGTTTACCTTGTGCTACAAAAAAAATGATATCCCTAGATTTTCTATTAGCAAATAGCTTTACACACCTTTGGTAAGCATTTGAAAACCCTTTTATTCCATGGAAAATAGTGGGAGAGAGAGGTATGAGATCAAATCCCTCCCACACTcccatccctctctccccacccccccgccAAAGAGGGCCTCCTCAGTGAACAGAAGCAATGGTAACCAGTCATCTGTTCCCTTGCTGTCCACAGGTAGGCGGCTTTGATGGAGCTAATAGACTTAGGAGCGCAGAAGCCTACAGCCCAGTCACTAATACTTGGCGCACAATCCCCACTATGTTCAATCCTCGTAGCAATTTTGGCATTGAAGTGGTAGACGACCTCTTGTTTGTGGTGGGTGGCTTTAATGGGTTTACCACCACCTTTAATGTTGAGTGCTACGATGAAAAGGCCGACGAGTGGTATGATGCCCATGACATGAGCATATACCGCAGTGCTCTGAGCTGCTGTGTGGTACCAGGGCTGGCCAACGTTGGGGAATACGCAGCTAGACGCGACTTCACAGGATTAGCGCTGCGGGATGAAGTAAAGTACTCTGCTTCCACAAGTACCTTACCTGTATGAGCCTCTTAATTTAGCTAATAAAAAGTCTAAGCCataagaattctttttttaaaaaaataaatccagtGTTTAAACTTGTAAGAGTACTGGAAAATGTTCAACTTAAAGGAGCCAA
The sequence above is a segment of the Manis pentadactyla isolate mManPen7 chromosome 4, mManPen7.hap1, whole genome shotgun sequence genome. Coding sequences within it:
- the KLHL10 gene encoding kelch-like protein 10 — protein: METDGAAASTRSHQPHMERKMSAMTCEIFNELRLEGKLCDVVIKVNGFEFNAHKNILCSCSSYFRALFTSGWNNTEKKVYNIPGISPDMMKLIIEYAYTRTVPITRDNVEKLLAAADQFNIMGIVRGCCEFLKSELCLDNCIGICKFTDYYYCPELRQKAYMFILHNFEEMVKVSAEFLELSVTELKDIIEKDELNVKQEDAVFEAILKWISHDPQNRKQHISVLLPKVRLALMHAEYFMNNVKLNDYVKDSEECKPVIINALKAMYDLNMNGPSDFTNPLTTPRLPYAILFAIGGWSGGSPTNAIEAYDARADRWVNVTFEEESPRAYHGAAYLKGYVYIIGGFDSVDYFNSVKRFDPVKKTWLQVAPMHSRRCYVSVTVLNNFIYAMGGFDGYLRLNTAERYEPETNQWTLIAPMHEQRSDASATTLYGKVYICGGFNGNECLFTAEAYNTETNQWTVIAPMRSRRSGIGVIAYGEHVYAVGGFDGANRLRSAEAYSPVTNTWRTIPTMFNPRSNFGIEVVDDLLFVVGGFNGFTTTFNVECYDEKADEWYDAHDMSIYRSALSCCVVPGLANVGEYAARRDFTGLALRDEVKYSASTSTLPV